The genomic segment GTTACCGGCCTTCCAATTGGCCGGATTTTTCAGGAGATGGGTTTTTTGGAAGAAAATGCCGGATCCATGAATAAACTCCTCAATCGTTATTTACGCGATGTGATATACCGGATCATGAAATGGACTCAAGGTCAAATAGAATTTGAAGACGTCAATGACGATGAATTTTCGTCGCTGTTTGATCTTTCAATTAAGTTGAACATGGATTTTTTAATTCTTGAGAACGCACAGCGCGTGGATGAATGGCGCATGCTGGCCAATGATATTACTTCGCTCAAATCCGTTTTAAAACTAAATCGCAATTTTTTATCCCAAGGCCAGAATGCTGTCATTGATTTTGAAGAATGGCAGATTTTATCGTATGTCAATGGACGTAGAAATATCTTGCGAATTCTTGAAAAAATAGGCGACAATGAGACTCATTATTTGGGAATAATCAATAGAATGATCAAAGGCCGTTACCTAGTCGAAAAGCAAGCTGAAGCAATGAAAGTCATCATCCCAGCCCGGGTTACAGCCGAGCGGTCAAACAAAGAAAGGCATTTTCCGGCTAAGTACGCCGCTAATCTGATTTATAAACATATCGACGGCAAAAAGAATTTATTTGAGTTATCGCGCGCGCTTGAGTTTGATCTCAACGATGTTTGGGAAAACATTCAACTGTTACTGAAAAGTGAAGTCGTCGAAATTGTCGAAGGCCGGCGTGAATTCCAAAACCTTTCCGAGGAAATGTAAATGGCCGCATTTACCGCGCTTGACATGATCTATACTGAAGCTTGGGTGCCGCCCGATATTTCAGTTGAAAAAATTTTGAATATATTTCGGGAAAGTAATTTCAAATTTTTGCCGATTGTTCGATCCGATGGTCGTCCTAGTGGTATGATCGCAAAGGATCGATTGATGAACATGTTATCGACCAAGTATGGGTACGCTGTGTATCAAAATCGAAAAATTATCGAAGTCATGGATCGTGATTTTTTGTGTCTTGATTCCAGTGTGGATATCTCGGAAATCGTTGAGCGATCCATGAAGCGGGATGCGGAAACCATTTATGATGACATTATTATCATAGAAGCGGGCCGTTATCGGGGAATGATTTCCATCAAGAACTTGATCACAACGCAGATG from the bacterium genome contains:
- a CDS encoding DUF4388 domain-containing protein, producing the protein MRASSPDDMLLGEYLVNSGYLQMHNLTKAIELQRVTGLPIGRIFQEMGFLEENAGSMNKLLNRYLRDVIYRIMKWTQGQIEFEDVNDDEFSSLFDLSIKLNMDFLILENAQRVDEWRMLANDITSLKSVLKLNRNFLSQGQNAVIDFEEWQILSYVNGRRNILRILEKIGDNETHYLGIINRMIKGRYLVEKQAEAMKVIIPARVTAERSNKERHFPAKYAANLIYKHIDGKKNLFELSRALEFDLNDVWENIQLLLKSEVVEIVEGRREFQNLSEEM